The region CCTGCTAAAGGCGTTCCAAATACAGAAGCAAAACCCGCACTGATTCCCAGTATGATTAAAATTTTACGTTCTGAATTATCGAGTTTGAAGATTTTTGTGAATTGATCGGCAATTGCGCCGCCCATTTGAACAGCAGTTCCTTCACGACCTGCAGATCCTCCAAATAAATGCGTAAGCAAAGTTCCCAAAAGTACTAAAGGAGCCATTTTGAACGGAATGACTTTCTTTGGTGTCTCGTATTCTTCGAGCAGTAAATTATTGCCTTTTACCACAGATTCTCCCCAATAATAATAACTCGCTCCAACCAGAAATCCACCCAAAGGTAAAAGCCAGATAATCCAATCGTGATGAATTCTAAACTGTGTTACCCATTCTAAAGAAACTAAGAAAAAAGCAGAGACAGATCCTGAAAATATACCAATTAAAGCACAGATAAGAATCCATTTTGGAAGGGAAAGCAGGTATTGTTTTGTGTTTTGGGAAGTCATTAATGAATTCTAAAAGTTTGCCACGAATTTCACGAATTTTCACGAATTAAAAGAAAAAAAATCATTTTAAATCTATTATCTGTGGCAAAAGAAAAACAATTAGTGGAAATTCGTGAAATTTGTGGCAAAAAAACTTTACTATACTACAGCAGTAAATTCGATTTCTACCAAATATTCAGGTGCAACTAATTTACTGATTCCGTAGAATCCTGTAGTTGGTTTTACATCTTTAAAGAAAGCAGAGTGCGCTCTGGCAACTTCTTCAAAAGTAGAAACGTCTGTTGTGAAAATTCTAGTTCTGATAACATCTTTCATACCTACATTTAAATCTTCTAAAACTTTTTCAACTCGCTCTAAAATGTTATAAGTTTGAGCATAAGCGTCATCTGCCTTTACTTTTTCGCCGTCTACTATAGCTACAGTTCCGGAAACTTCGATGATATTTCCAATTCTTACAGCACGACAGTATCCCATTTTGTCTTCCCAAGGAGATCCCGTTAAGATATTTTCTCTTTTCATTTTTTATATTTTGCGAATTTGTTCATTGATTTTTAAAAGCAAATTCAGGTTAATTAAGATGTTGCAATTTAAGAATTATGCTTCGGGCAATCATTAAAAAAAGCTTGAAATCAGAGTGGAAATCAAGCTTTTTTGTGATATTAAAATGTTATTCAATATTCTTTTCCTCGTATAAACGAAGCTTATTATGTGCTGTATTTAAGCTATGTTGTAAAGCTTCTATTTTATTTAATAAATGAGCTATAGCATCTATTCCTTCCAGATTAATTTTGAGATCGTAATGCATACGAATCATTTTTTCGACCGTTGGAAGTTGTTCCGGTTCCAGAAATTCATCATTTTCTTTGGTGATAATTTGTATTAGACCAAAATTATTAAGTTCGGTTATAAAAGTGTTTTCGATTTCGTGATATAAACAAAACTGTTTTATCTGGATTAGGTTTTTACTTTTCATGATTTCTTAGTTTTGCCAGTTCTTCAAATAGTTCTTTTTCTTTATCTGATAATTTTGTTGGAAGTTTTATGGAGTAGGTGATGTATAAATCGCCAAATTCATTTTCTTTTTTATATACCGGAAAACCTTTTCCTTTTAGTTTAACCTTCGTTCCCGGCTGAGTTTCTGCCGGAACTTTAATTTTTACTTTTCCGTCAAAAGTATTGATATGAGTTTCACCACCTAAAATAGCTGTGTAAAGATCAAGTGGAGCATCGGCATACAAATTATTCCCTTCGCGTTTGAAATCAGAATTATTTGCAATTATAAAAGTAATGTATAAATCACCATTTTGTCCGCCATTTACTCCGGGACCACCATGATTAGGAATTTTAATAACCTGACCATTTTCAACACCTGCAGGAATTGTGATTCTGATATTTTTACCGTTAACCGTTAAGTTTTGTTTATGTGTTGTATAAGCCGCTTTAAGGTCTAGTTCTAATTCGGCATTAAAATCCTGACCTCTGTATTTGGATTGTGATCTACTGCTTCTGCCTCCGCCATACATGGAATTGAAGAAATCAGAAAAATCACTTCCGGAGAAATCACCTCCTTCAAAACCTGAAAAGTCGCCTCCGGAATATTGAGATCTGCTTTGTTGTCTGTTTTGTTGCTGATTCGGATCGTAACCGGCTTTTTCAAATTCGTCGGCATGTTTCCAGTCTTTTCCGTATTTATCGTATTTTTTTCGATTTTCGGGATTGCTTAAAACTTCATTAGCTTCATTGATTTCCTTGAATTTTTTTTCAGCCTCTTTATCATTGGGGTTTAAATCCGGATGATATTTTCGAGCCAGTTTTCGATATGCTTTTTTGATATCTGCTTCAGTTGCAGATTTTGTAACATCCAATACTTTATAATAATCGATATAATCCATTTTGCTAAGATTTATAAATGGCACAATAAAGTCTTGAAGTTAAGAATAAGTTGCTAATTATCAAAATACTGAATCCGTTTTAAAAGTTAAAAAATACTGATTTTGAAAAGAATTTTGGAATTTGGAATTTTACAATTTTGATTATTATTTTTTATAAAGGAAAAAATTCTGGCAGGTTTTTTGATTCCAAAAATTAGCTTAATTTAATGTTATAAAAGTCCTAAAGTTGCAGCGCCTAATTAAATTATACTATTTTTGTGATGCTGGACTTTTGGTTTTATAGTAATAATAAAAGCCGATTCGATAATATTAATTCAATGAAGCACATTTTATTTTTCATATTATTTTTTACTGCTTTGTCAGTATCTGCCCAAGGTGAATTTAATTCTAAATTCAAAGCTATTCCTGCTCCAAAGTTCAGTGCAAAACCTAAAAAAACGCCAATTCCAGAAGTAAAAGATCCTCAGGCAGAGGTTAGTGATATTCCGGGTATTAAAACTCCAAATGTTTTTGAAAACACCACTATAACTCCCAAATCTAAATTTCAGATTGGAGAAGAA is a window of Flavobacterium crocinum DNA encoding:
- a CDS encoding DnaJ C-terminal domain-containing protein — protein: MDYIDYYKVLDVTKSATEADIKKAYRKLARKYHPDLNPNDKEAEKKFKEINEANEVLSNPENRKKYDKYGKDWKHADEFEKAGYDPNQQQNRQQSRSQYSGGDFSGFEGGDFSGSDFSDFFNSMYGGGRSSRSQSKYRGQDFNAELELDLKAAYTTHKQNLTVNGKNIRITIPAGVENGQVIKIPNHGGPGVNGGQNGDLYITFIIANNSDFKREGNNLYADAPLDLYTAILGGETHINTFDGKVKIKVPAETQPGTKVKLKGKGFPVYKKENEFGDLYITYSIKLPTKLSDKEKELFEELAKLRNHEK
- a CDS encoding RidA family protein translates to MKRENILTGSPWEDKMGYCRAVRIGNIIEVSGTVAIVDGEKVKADDAYAQTYNILERVEKVLEDLNVGMKDVIRTRIFTTDVSTFEEVARAHSAFFKDVKPTTGFYGISKLVAPEYLVEIEFTAVV
- a CDS encoding chaperone modulator CbpM → MKSKNLIQIKQFCLYHEIENTFITELNNFGLIQIITKENDEFLEPEQLPTVEKMIRMHYDLKINLEGIDAIAHLLNKIEALQHSLNTAHNKLRLYEEKNIE